The following proteins come from a genomic window of Miscanthus floridulus cultivar M001 chromosome 2, ASM1932011v1, whole genome shotgun sequence:
- the LOC136537057 gene encoding classical arabinogalactan protein 4-like → MQLYGSPALYPLPGVTTMIIPRRSSGLYPPPGVTIRHPPTSNGDPPLPPEQPARTRVTITASPASEGPRQLEATPPEQTVPSRVTIKSPPADEGSSLSPPKQPEQAEMCPS, encoded by the coding sequence ATGCAACTGTACGGGTCACCTGCGCTCTACCCGCTGCCCGGCGTCACCACCATGATCATCCCCAGGAGGTCCTCAGGACTCTACCCGCCGCCCGGCGTCACCATCCGCCACCCCCCGACCAGCAACGGAgacccgccgctgccgccggagcAGCCCGCACGCACCAGGGTCACCATCACGGCCTCGCCGGCCAGCGAAGGACCCAGGCAGCTGGAGGCAACGCCGCCGGAGCAGACGGTACCATCTAGGGTCACCATAAAGTCCCCGCCGGCCGACGAAGGGAGCTCGTTGTCGCCACCCAAGCAGCCGGAGCAGGCCGAGATGTGTCCGTCCTAG
- the LOC136529780 gene encoding uncharacterized protein has product MAKVEVDARATATRAAAASRKTGQPAAAKGGATISVTVVLLALLVASVAAFLTSSLPRAGDGDGVGEGVGKGVQEGASGRAGEAAGKRAEPVEHAVGDGVGVPGFNSRLDAFRTWAALTWTKLRRPRSDEPRYDDAATGSAGSVADAAKRSFEMGKETVEQAAASTARPTRDAAETAKEKVKGAASPSDGAEL; this is encoded by the exons ATGGCCAAGGTCGAAGTCGACGCTAGGGCCACGGCGACGAGGGCGGCGGCAGCGTCGCGGAAGACTGGGCAGCCGGCGGCGGCGAAGGGGGGCGCGACCATATCCGTGACAGTCGTCCTGCTCGCGCTGCTGGTGGCCTCCGTCGCGGCGTTCCTGACGTCGTCGTTGCCGCGCGCCGGCGACGGCGATGGAGTTGGCGAGGGCGTCGGCAAGGGGGTGCAGGAGGGAGCTTCCGGCAGGGCGGGGGAGGCAGCAGGGAAGCGCGCCGAGCCCGTCGAGCATGCGGTCGGCGACGGCGTCGGCGTCCCGGGGTTCAACAGCCGGCTGGACGCGTTCCGCACCTGGGCGGCGCTGACGTGGACAAAGCTCCGGCGGCCGCGCTCCGACGAGCCACG GTACGACGATGCCGCCACCGGGAGCGCCGGCTCTGTGGCGGACGCCGCGAAGAGGAGCTTCGAGATGGGCAAGGAGAcggtggagcaggcggcggcgTCCACTGCAAGGCCCACGCGGGACGCCGCTGAGACGGCCAAGGAAAAGGTGAAGGGAGCAGCCTCGCCGTCCGACGGCGCTGAGCTCTGA